From the genome of Limibacillus sp.:
GGTGGCCTTGGCCTGCGGGTTTCAGGATCGCAGCGCCTTCTCCCGCGCTTTCAAGAGCCGCTTTGGGGAAGCACCGGGCGTGCTCCGACGCCTCTAGACTCTAAGAAGGTCTGTCCACGGCGATCTCAAGGTTCCGCAAGAGACCGTCGCGCAGCCCATAGATCAGCCCATGAATCACGACATTCTTACCCGATTCCCAGGCCTTCAGAACGATGGGCGAATGGGCGAGGTTGTGGACCTGCCGTTGCACGTTCAGTTCGCAAAGCCGGTCGAGGCGCGCCTGTTCGCTCTCAATGCCGTCGAGCTCTTCGTGGTGATCGGCGATTGTGTCCTGAAGCGGGCCCAGCCAGTGCTCCGATATACCGGTCGCCGAGTGGGTCATGGCGGCGCGCACGCCTGAGCAGCCATAGTGGCCGCACAGCACGACCTTCGAGATGTTCAGCTCGTTGATCGCGAAGTGCAGCACCGCCGAGCAGTTCAGATCGACCGTATGGACGAGGTTGGCGATGTTGCGATGAACGAAGACCTCGCCGG
Proteins encoded in this window:
- a CDS encoding carbonic anhydrase, with the translated sequence MVKKLLENNKIWSSRVSERDPTFFERLSHQQHPEYLWIGCSDSRVPANEIVGLDPGEVFVHRNIANLVHTVDLNCSAVLHFAINELNISKVVLCGHYGCSGVRAAMTHSATGISEHWLGPLQDTIADHHEELDGIESEQARLDRLCELNVQRQVHNLAHSPIVLKAWESGKNVVIHGLIYGLRDGLLRNLEIAVDRPS